In a genomic window of Telopea speciosissima isolate NSW1024214 ecotype Mountain lineage chromosome 5, Tspe_v1, whole genome shotgun sequence:
- the LOC122663275 gene encoding uncharacterized protein LOC122663275: MTSSSVSKDELTLTVRWCGKEYTLRVCTNDTVGELKRRICQATSVLPKNQKLRYPKVGSKLSDDSLLLSKLPLKSSLKMTMIGTVEDDVIGDPMDAPEKVDDSESCEDEAVDIKGKEVKKQKSRCRSDQVKVPSRTSIRAGRNRVHPRGEMQSQSVAVEHPSCVQQSDPAPTTSSGPQLRQDNPDSNASMDGMGSDFAPSTIRRRGRGRGRGRGTTRGLKIASMPPGQEVQISVNQATVPARTSIRTGRNQVHPRGEMQSRSVAVEQPSCVQQSGPVLTTSSGPQLTQDNPDSNASINGMDSDFAPSTIRRRGRGPAKGHKIASMPPGQKVEILMDEYGQPCGEETSQLMTWIGTIARNTLLLPCNYTDWRKVPKQYKEAAWNKLKEKFNLNDEFKMWAIRKINDRWRDFKCHLKDNIYDRYSTYEDRVQHRDERVPVEQWLDLLRMWDSEHFKAMCERNKTNRSKQHTCHTAGKRSFAQLRERKRKEHPDGVPPSRLELFIDTHTRMDGSPIDIASGEKMAQMLSRLNERPEETRGDKAVHEEIFTEVMGDDTHGWGHLSGAGICLRDYKTSRKYAAYYWENAELRSEVEALNAKISSMQSQFNTLMQLVMSKEVGTQNKEVSNHEDRSSHM, translated from the exons ATGACTTCGTCGTCGGTGTCGAAGGATGAGCTGACGCTAACTGTGCGTTGGTGCGGAAAGGAGTATACATTACGAGTGTGTACTAATGACACCGTCGGAGAGTTGAAGCGGCGCATCTGCCAGGCCACAAGCGTACTCCCCAAGAACCAGAAGCTCCGCTATCCAAAAGTTGGTTCAAAGCTCTCCGATGATTCCCTTCTACTCTCCAAACTTCCTCTCAAATCTTCCCTTAAGATGACCATGATCGG TACTGTGGAAGATGATGTCATTGGTGACCCCATGGATGCCCCCGAGAAGGTTGATGATTCTGAAAGCTGTGAAGATGAAGCTGTTGACATTAAAGGCAAAGAGGTTAAAAAGCAGAAAAGCAGATGCCGTAGTGACCAAGTCAAG GTGCCATCAAGAACTAGCATACGTGCTGGACGTAACCGGGTACACCCAAGAGGGGAGATGCAAAGCCAGTCAGTGGCTGTTGAGCACCCATCATGCGTCCAACAATCTGATCCAGCCCCAACTACATCCTCTGGTCCACAGTTGAGACAAGACAACCCCGACTCCAATGCTAGTATGGATGGAATGGGTTCAG ATTTTGCTCCAAGTACGATCAGGAGGCGGGGGCGAGGACGAGGACGAGGACGAGGAACAACAAGGGGCCTCAAAATTGCATCAATGCCCCCAGGCCAAGAAGTGCAAATCTCGGTAAATCAAGCTACG GTGCCAGCAAGGACTAGCATACGTACTGGACGTAACCAGGTACACCCAAGAGGGGAGATGCAAAGCCGGTCAGTGGCTGTTGAGCAGCCATCATGTGTCCAACAATCTGGTCCTGTCCTAACTACATCCTCTGGTCCACAGTTGACACAAGACAACCCTGACTCCAATGCTAGTATTAATGGAATGGATTCAG ATTTTGCTCCAAGTACGATTAGGAGGCGAGGGCGAGGACCAGCAAAGGGCCACAAAATTGCTTCAATGCCCCCTGGCCAGAAAGTGGAAATCTTGATGGATGAGTATGGCCAACCATGCGGTGAGGAAACATCCCAGTTGATGACTTGGATTGGGACAATTGCACGGAATACATTATTGCTGCCATGCAACTATACAGATTGGAGGAAAGTTCCTAAGCAGTACAAAGAGGCCGCATGGAACAAACTTAAA gagAAATTTAACCTCAATGATGAATTTAAGATGTGGGCAATTCGTAAGATAAATGATCGATGGAGGGACTTTAAGTGTCACTTGAAGGACAATATATATGATCGGTACTCCACATATGAAGACCGGGTCCAGCATCGTGATGAACGTGTTCCGGTGGAGCAGTGGTTAGATCTTCTCCGCATGTGGGACAGTGAGCATTTTAAG GCCATGTGTGAGCGTAATAAGACTAATAGGTCTAAGCAGCATACGTGCCACACAGCGGGGAAGAGAAGTTTCGCACAATTACGAGAGAGGAAG CGTAAGGAGCACCCAGATGGAGTGCCTCCCTCTCGGTTGGAGCTTTTCATTGATACACATACTAGGATGGATGGATCTCCTATAGACATCGCTTCAGGGGAAAAAATG GCACAGATGTTAAGCCGTCTTAATGAGAGGCCCGAGGAAACACGGGGAGACAAGGCAGTGCACGAGGAGATCTTCACGGAAGTAATGGGAGATGATACTCATGGCTGGGGGCACTTGTCAGGAGCTGGAATATGCCTAAGGGATTATAAGACATCGAGAAAGTATGCTGCCTATTACTGGGAGAATGCTGAGTTGCGGAGTGAGGTGGAAGCCTTGAATGCGAAAATCTCTTCAATGCAGTCCCAATTTAATACGCTAATGCAACTTGTGA